A stretch of Vespa velutina chromosome 8, iVesVel2.1, whole genome shotgun sequence DNA encodes these proteins:
- the LOC124951198 gene encoding ephrin type-B receptor 1 isoform X11, whose translation MAPFFAASTLAGVLRPLLALLLALLIGCPRAIHAEQVVLLDTTTEAKLEWTRYPYGPQASTPGWVEESFTNFDKGINWRSYVVCDVAYNNVNNWLWTPFIERGPANRMYIEIKFTTRDCSLFPGNALSCKETFSLLYYEFDAATKEPPPWEPDSYKLIGRIAAGEGRFNTNTEVVINTEIKSVPVTKKGVYFAFRDQGACISLLAIKVYYISCPEISVNFAHFPATPTGREVALVEQTIGTCVANAVKIETPTFLCKGDGKWYLPSGGCHCKPGYQADIEKQQCIECPIGRFKHEAGPHNCELCPTHSKSTDQAVTECRCDADYYRATDDPKKMPCTQPPSAPQNLTVNFVDQSTVILSWNAPHKLGGRTDTTYRVVCDACSMGVKYIPNTEIFNDTKITITGLNAVTTYRFQVFAENGVSAQAGKSEYVDITVTTEASVPSLVSNVRITSVKSSELSISWDAPVTEVGGDSDHVERYEVRCYPRFDDAINATVIQTSDLSATFKGLKPATDYAIQVRAKTTRGWGEYTPVIYKKTPHAMGLDYVGEDDNMQVRIIAGAVVAVVVLLVIIIVMTVLFLRSRASDECNKKQPSDCDTLEYRNGEVHCKMDSSPIVTTHTNNKSKSSLTTPLFTPAVGVTGAGAGGTGGTGARSYVDPHTYEDPNQAVREFAREIDAGYITIEAIIGGGEFGDVCRGKLKLPPDGRTEIDVAIKTLKPGSADKARNDFLTEASIMGQFEHPNVIFLQGVVTKSNPVMIITEFMENGSLDTFLRANDGKFQVLQLVGMLRGIASGMQYLAEMNYVHRDLAARNVLVNAALVCKIADFGLSREIESATEGAYTTRGGKIPVRWTAPEAIAFRKFTSASDVWSMGIVCWEVMSYGERPYWNWSNQDVIKSIEKGYRLPAPMDCPEAIYQLMLDCWQKERTHRPTFANLTQTLDKLIRSPDTLRKIAQNSVRPPAHNPYYVTSHTAAAQAAAAAAAAAATAAATAASAAAPVPGAPTTGPFPVDVVGHQAHQAQSTIAVPVMPPGAARSLHYHTHAATHALPHQPPLTYPNWVPFTHFG comes from the exons TGGGTGGAAGAGTCATTCACAAACTTCGACAAGGGCATCAATTGGCGGAGTTACGTCGTCTGCGACGTTGCTTACAACAACGTGAACAATTGGCTCTGGACGCCGTTCATCGAGAGGGGTCCGGCGAATCGCATGTACATAGAAATCAAATTCACGACACGAGACTGCTCGTTGTTCCCTGGAAATGCTCTTAGCTGCAAGGAGACATTCAGTCTTCTCTACTACGAGTTTGATGCTGCTACGAAAGAGCCACCACCATGGGAGCCGGACAGTTATAAACTCATCG GACGAATAGCCGCTGGCGAGGGTAGATTCAACACGAATACGGAAGTGGTGATTAACACCGAAATAAAGTCCGTACCAGTTACGAAGAAGGGCGTGTACTTTGCCTTCCGTGATCAAGGTGCCTGCATCTCGCTTCTCGCTATAAAGGTTTATTACATTAGCTGTCCGGAAATCTCGGTGAACTTCGCTCATTTTCCGGCGACACCAACCGGCCGCGAAGTTGCCTTGGTCGAACAAACGATCGGCACCTGCGTCGCAAATGCCGTTAAGATCGAGACACCGACGTTCCTTTGCAAGGGTGATGGCAAATGGTATCTACCAAGTGGTGGATGTCATTGCAAACCTGGTTACCAAGCGGACATTGAAAAGCAGCAGTGCATCGAGTGTCCAATCGGTAGATTCAAGCACGAGGCTGGACCCCACAACTGCGAGCTGTGTCCTACTCATAGCAAATCGACCGATCAGGCTGTCACCGAGTGCCGGTGCGATGCTGATTATTACAGAGCTACTGATGATCCCAAGAAAATGCCTTGCACGC AACCACCGTCAGCGCCTCAGAACTTAACCGTCAATTTTGTGGACCAATCGACGGTGATCCTTTCGTGGAACGCACCGCACAAACTCGGTGGTAGGACCGACACAACGTATAGGGTCGTTTGCGATGCTTGCAGTATGGGTGTCAAATATATACCTAACACG gaGATCTTCAACGATACGAAGATCACGATCACTGGCTTAAATGCTGTCACGACTTATCGTTTCCAAGTGTTCGCCGAAAATGGTGTGTCCGCACAGGCTGGTAAGTCGGAATACGTGGACATCACGGTCACTACCGAAGCAAGTGTACCGAGTTTGGTGAGCAATGTTAGAATCACGAGCGTCAAAAGTTCCGAGCTGAGCATTAGTTGGGATGCACCGGTCACTGAAGTAGGTGGAGATAGCGATCACGTCGAGAGATACGAAG TGAGGTGTTATCCGCGCTTCGACGATGCCATTAACGCCACTGTGATCCAAACTTCAGATCTCTCTGCCACTTTTAAAGGCCTAAAACCAGCAACGGATTACGCGATTCAGGTTCGAGCTAAAACCACACGTGGCTGGGGCGAATATACTCCTGTTATCTACAAAAAGACACCGCACGCGATGGGACTCG ATTATGTCGGTGAAGATGACAATATGCAAGTCAGAATAATTGCCGGTGCAGTAGTTGCAGTTGTCGTCCTTCttgttatcatcatcgtcatgaCCGTTCTCTTCCTGAGAAG CAGGGCCTCAGACGAGTGTAACAAGAAACAGCCGAGCGATTGCGACACCTTGGAATACAGAAACGGCGAAG TGCACTGCAAAATGGACAGTTCACCGATTGTGACAACCCACACCAACAACAAGAGCAAGTCGTCGC TGACGACGCCGCTGTTCACGCCTGCAGTGGGAGTAACCGGAGCGGGTGCTGGAGGTACAGGTGGAACCGGTGCTAGAAGCTACGTTGATCCTCACACCTACGAAGATCCAAATCAGGCTGTTCGAGAATTTGCTAGAGAGATTGACGCTGGATATATCACGATAGAGGCCATAATCG GTGGTGGTGAATTCGGAGACGTTTGTCGTGGTAAATTAAAACTACCACCGGATGGTCGAACTGAAATCGACGTGGCCATAAAGACACTGAAACCTGGCTCTGCTGACAAAGCACGGAACGACTTTCTAACGGAAGCCTCGATAATGGGTCAGTTTGAGCACCCCAATGTGATATTCCTTCAGGGTGTCGTGACAAAGAGCAATCCAGTGATGATCATCACCGAATTCATGGAGAACGGAAGTTTGGACACTTTTCTTCGAGCGAACGACGGTAAATTCCAAGTGCTTCAGCTGGTCGGTATGTTACGTGGTATAGCGAGTGGTATGCAGTATCTCGCTGAAATGAATTACGTTCATCGTGATCTCGCGGCAAGGAATGTCCTAGTGAATGCTGCTCTGGTTTGTAAGATAGCTGATTTTGGACTGAGCCGAGAGATTGAAAGCGCGACAGAGGGCGCATATACGACCAGG GGCGGTAAGATTCCGGTACGATGGACAGCACCAGAGGCAATAGCATTCCGTAAATTCACTAGCGCCTCCGACGTCTGGAGTATGGGCATCGTTTGTTGGGAAGTCATGTCCTACGGCGAGAGACCATATTGGAATTGGTCCAACCAAGATGTGATAAAGTCGATCGAAAAAGGATACAGACTTCCAGCACCGATGGACTGTCCCGAAGCAATTTATCAGTTAATGCTCGACTGTTGGCAGAAAGAACGAACTCATCGGCCTACCTTCGCCAATCTCACTCAGACATTGGATAAACTCATACGGAGTCCGGATACTTTGAGGAAAATCGCCCAAAACAG cgtGAGGCCGCCCGCACACAATCCGTACTATGTCACAAGCCATACGGCTGCCGCCCAGGCCGCAgcagcggcggcggcggctgCTGCCACGGCGGCTGCCACGGCTGCCTCGGCGGCTGCTCCGGTACCAGGTGCACCCACAACGGGACCGTTCCCCGTAGACGTGGTCGGTCATCAGGCCCATCAGGCCCAGTCAACGATTGCCGTTCCAGTAATGCCACCAGGAGCCGCCCGTAGCCTACACTATCACACACACGCAGCAACACACGCACTGCCACATCAACCACCTCTAACATATCCCAATTGGGTTCCCTTCACTCACTTTGGTTGA
- the LOC124951198 gene encoding ephrin type-B receptor 1 isoform X6, translating into MAPFFAASTLAGVLRPLLALLLALLIGCPRAIHAEQVVLLDTTTEAKLEWTRYPYGPQASTPGWVEESFTNFDKGINWRSYVVCDVAYNNVNNWLWTPFIERGPANRMYIEIKFTTRDCSLFPGNALSCKETFSLLYYEFDAATKEPPPWEPDSYKLIGRIAAGEGRFNTNTEVVINTEIKSVPVTKKGVYFAFRDQGACISLLAIKVYYISCPEISVNFAHFPATPTGREVALVEQTIGTCVANAVKIETPTFLCKGDGKWYLPSGGCHCKPGYQADIEKQQCIECPIGRFKHEAGPHNCELCPTHSKSTDQAVTECRCDADYYRATDDPKKMPCTQPPSAPQNLTVNFVDQSTVILSWNAPHKLGGRTDTTYRVVCDACSMGVKYIPNTEIFNDTKITITGLNAVTTYRFQVFAENGVSAQAGKSEYVDITVTTEASVPSLVSNVRITSVKSSELSISWDAPVTEVGGDSDHVERYEVRCYPRFDDAINATVIQTSDLSATFKGLKPATDYAIQVRAKTTRGWGEYTPVIYKKTPHAMGLDYVGEDDNMQVRIIAGAVVAVVVLLVIIIVMTVLFLRSRASDECNKKQPSDCDTLEYRNGEGLVVTYMHCKMDSSPIVTTHTNNKSKSSLTTPLFTPAVGVTGAGAGGTGGTGARSYVDPHTYEDPNQAVREFAREIDAGYITIEAIIGGGEFGDVCRGKLKLPPDGRTEIDVAIKTLKPGSADKARNDFLTEASIMGQFEHPNVIFLQGVVTKSNPVMIITEFMENGSLDTFLRANDGKFQVLQLVGMLRGIASGMQYLAEMNYVHRDLAARNVLVNAALVCKIADFGLSREIESATEGAYTTRGGKIPVRWTAPEAIAFRKFTSASDVWSMGIVCWEVMSYGERPYWNWSNQDVIKSIEKGYRLPAPMDCPEAIYQLMLDCWQKERTHRPTFANLTQTLDKLIRSPDTLRKIAQNSVRPPAHNPYYVTSHTAAAQAAAAAAAAAATAAATAASAAAPVPGAPTTGPFPVDVVGHQAHQAQSTIAVPVMPPGAARSLHYHTHAATHALPHQPPLTYPNWVPFTHFG; encoded by the exons TGGGTGGAAGAGTCATTCACAAACTTCGACAAGGGCATCAATTGGCGGAGTTACGTCGTCTGCGACGTTGCTTACAACAACGTGAACAATTGGCTCTGGACGCCGTTCATCGAGAGGGGTCCGGCGAATCGCATGTACATAGAAATCAAATTCACGACACGAGACTGCTCGTTGTTCCCTGGAAATGCTCTTAGCTGCAAGGAGACATTCAGTCTTCTCTACTACGAGTTTGATGCTGCTACGAAAGAGCCACCACCATGGGAGCCGGACAGTTATAAACTCATCG GACGAATAGCCGCTGGCGAGGGTAGATTCAACACGAATACGGAAGTGGTGATTAACACCGAAATAAAGTCCGTACCAGTTACGAAGAAGGGCGTGTACTTTGCCTTCCGTGATCAAGGTGCCTGCATCTCGCTTCTCGCTATAAAGGTTTATTACATTAGCTGTCCGGAAATCTCGGTGAACTTCGCTCATTTTCCGGCGACACCAACCGGCCGCGAAGTTGCCTTGGTCGAACAAACGATCGGCACCTGCGTCGCAAATGCCGTTAAGATCGAGACACCGACGTTCCTTTGCAAGGGTGATGGCAAATGGTATCTACCAAGTGGTGGATGTCATTGCAAACCTGGTTACCAAGCGGACATTGAAAAGCAGCAGTGCATCGAGTGTCCAATCGGTAGATTCAAGCACGAGGCTGGACCCCACAACTGCGAGCTGTGTCCTACTCATAGCAAATCGACCGATCAGGCTGTCACCGAGTGCCGGTGCGATGCTGATTATTACAGAGCTACTGATGATCCCAAGAAAATGCCTTGCACGC AACCACCGTCAGCGCCTCAGAACTTAACCGTCAATTTTGTGGACCAATCGACGGTGATCCTTTCGTGGAACGCACCGCACAAACTCGGTGGTAGGACCGACACAACGTATAGGGTCGTTTGCGATGCTTGCAGTATGGGTGTCAAATATATACCTAACACG gaGATCTTCAACGATACGAAGATCACGATCACTGGCTTAAATGCTGTCACGACTTATCGTTTCCAAGTGTTCGCCGAAAATGGTGTGTCCGCACAGGCTGGTAAGTCGGAATACGTGGACATCACGGTCACTACCGAAGCAAGTGTACCGAGTTTGGTGAGCAATGTTAGAATCACGAGCGTCAAAAGTTCCGAGCTGAGCATTAGTTGGGATGCACCGGTCACTGAAGTAGGTGGAGATAGCGATCACGTCGAGAGATACGAAG TGAGGTGTTATCCGCGCTTCGACGATGCCATTAACGCCACTGTGATCCAAACTTCAGATCTCTCTGCCACTTTTAAAGGCCTAAAACCAGCAACGGATTACGCGATTCAGGTTCGAGCTAAAACCACACGTGGCTGGGGCGAATATACTCCTGTTATCTACAAAAAGACACCGCACGCGATGGGACTCG ATTATGTCGGTGAAGATGACAATATGCAAGTCAGAATAATTGCCGGTGCAGTAGTTGCAGTTGTCGTCCTTCttgttatcatcatcgtcatgaCCGTTCTCTTCCTGAGAAG CAGGGCCTCAGACGAGTGTAACAAGAAACAGCCGAGCGATTGCGACACCTTGGAATACAGAAACGGCGAAG GACTAGTTGTGACCTACA TGCACTGCAAAATGGACAGTTCACCGATTGTGACAACCCACACCAACAACAAGAGCAAGTCGTCGC TGACGACGCCGCTGTTCACGCCTGCAGTGGGAGTAACCGGAGCGGGTGCTGGAGGTACAGGTGGAACCGGTGCTAGAAGCTACGTTGATCCTCACACCTACGAAGATCCAAATCAGGCTGTTCGAGAATTTGCTAGAGAGATTGACGCTGGATATATCACGATAGAGGCCATAATCG GTGGTGGTGAATTCGGAGACGTTTGTCGTGGTAAATTAAAACTACCACCGGATGGTCGAACTGAAATCGACGTGGCCATAAAGACACTGAAACCTGGCTCTGCTGACAAAGCACGGAACGACTTTCTAACGGAAGCCTCGATAATGGGTCAGTTTGAGCACCCCAATGTGATATTCCTTCAGGGTGTCGTGACAAAGAGCAATCCAGTGATGATCATCACCGAATTCATGGAGAACGGAAGTTTGGACACTTTTCTTCGAGCGAACGACGGTAAATTCCAAGTGCTTCAGCTGGTCGGTATGTTACGTGGTATAGCGAGTGGTATGCAGTATCTCGCTGAAATGAATTACGTTCATCGTGATCTCGCGGCAAGGAATGTCCTAGTGAATGCTGCTCTGGTTTGTAAGATAGCTGATTTTGGACTGAGCCGAGAGATTGAAAGCGCGACAGAGGGCGCATATACGACCAGG GGCGGTAAGATTCCGGTACGATGGACAGCACCAGAGGCAATAGCATTCCGTAAATTCACTAGCGCCTCCGACGTCTGGAGTATGGGCATCGTTTGTTGGGAAGTCATGTCCTACGGCGAGAGACCATATTGGAATTGGTCCAACCAAGATGTGATAAAGTCGATCGAAAAAGGATACAGACTTCCAGCACCGATGGACTGTCCCGAAGCAATTTATCAGTTAATGCTCGACTGTTGGCAGAAAGAACGAACTCATCGGCCTACCTTCGCCAATCTCACTCAGACATTGGATAAACTCATACGGAGTCCGGATACTTTGAGGAAAATCGCCCAAAACAG cgtGAGGCCGCCCGCACACAATCCGTACTATGTCACAAGCCATACGGCTGCCGCCCAGGCCGCAgcagcggcggcggcggctgCTGCCACGGCGGCTGCCACGGCTGCCTCGGCGGCTGCTCCGGTACCAGGTGCACCCACAACGGGACCGTTCCCCGTAGACGTGGTCGGTCATCAGGCCCATCAGGCCCAGTCAACGATTGCCGTTCCAGTAATGCCACCAGGAGCCGCCCGTAGCCTACACTATCACACACACGCAGCAACACACGCACTGCCACATCAACCACCTCTAACATATCCCAATTGGGTTCCCTTCACTCACTTTGGTTGA
- the LOC124951198 gene encoding ephrin type-B receptor 1 isoform X15 — protein MAPFFAASTLAGVLRPLLALLLALLIGCPRAIHAEQVVLLDTTTEAKLEWTRYPYGPQASTPGWVEESFTNFDKGINWRSYVVCDVAYNNVNNWLWTPFIERGPANRMYIEIKFTTRDCSLFPGNALSCKETFSLLYYEFDAATKEPPPWEPDSYKLIGRIAAGEGRFNTNTEVVINTEIKSVPVTKKGVYFAFRDQGACISLLAIKVYYISCPEISVNFAHFPATPTGREVALVEQTIGTCVANAVKIETPTFLCKGDGKWYLPSGGCHCKPGYQADIEKQQCIECPIGRFKHEAGPHNCELCPTHSKSTDQAVTECRCDADYYRATDDPKKMPCTQPPSAPQNLTVNFVDQSTVILSWNAPHKLGGRTDTTYRVVCDACSMGVKYIPNTEIFNDTKITITGLNAVTTYRFQVFAENGVSAQAGKSEYVDITVTTEASVPSLVSNVRITSVKSSELSISWDAPVTEVGGDSDHVERYEVRCYPRFDDAINATVIQTSDLSATFKGLKPATDYAIQVRAKTTRGWGEYTPVIYKKTPHAMGLDYVGEDDNMQVRIIAGAVVAVVVLLVIIIVMTVLFLRSRASDECNKKQPSDCDTLEYRNGEGLVVTYMTTPLFTPAVGVTGAGAGGTGGTGARSYVDPHTYEDPNQAVREFAREIDAGYITIEAIIGGGEFGDVCRGKLKLPPDGRTEIDVAIKTLKPGSADKARNDFLTEASIMGQFEHPNVIFLQGVVTKSNPVMIITEFMENGSLDTFLRANDGKFQVLQLVGMLRGIASGMQYLAEMNYVHRDLAARNVLVNAALVCKIADFGLSREIESATEGAYTTRGGKIPVRWTAPEAIAFRKFTSASDVWSMGIVCWEVMSYGERPYWNWSNQDVIKSIEKGYRLPAPMDCPEAIYQLMLDCWQKERTHRPTFANLTQTLDKLIRSPDTLRKIAQNSVRPPAHNPYYVTSHTAAAQAAAAAAAAAATAAATAASAAAPVPGAPTTGPFPVDVVGHQAHQAQSTIAVPVMPPGAARSLHYHTHAATHALPHQPPLTYPNWVPFTHFG, from the exons TGGGTGGAAGAGTCATTCACAAACTTCGACAAGGGCATCAATTGGCGGAGTTACGTCGTCTGCGACGTTGCTTACAACAACGTGAACAATTGGCTCTGGACGCCGTTCATCGAGAGGGGTCCGGCGAATCGCATGTACATAGAAATCAAATTCACGACACGAGACTGCTCGTTGTTCCCTGGAAATGCTCTTAGCTGCAAGGAGACATTCAGTCTTCTCTACTACGAGTTTGATGCTGCTACGAAAGAGCCACCACCATGGGAGCCGGACAGTTATAAACTCATCG GACGAATAGCCGCTGGCGAGGGTAGATTCAACACGAATACGGAAGTGGTGATTAACACCGAAATAAAGTCCGTACCAGTTACGAAGAAGGGCGTGTACTTTGCCTTCCGTGATCAAGGTGCCTGCATCTCGCTTCTCGCTATAAAGGTTTATTACATTAGCTGTCCGGAAATCTCGGTGAACTTCGCTCATTTTCCGGCGACACCAACCGGCCGCGAAGTTGCCTTGGTCGAACAAACGATCGGCACCTGCGTCGCAAATGCCGTTAAGATCGAGACACCGACGTTCCTTTGCAAGGGTGATGGCAAATGGTATCTACCAAGTGGTGGATGTCATTGCAAACCTGGTTACCAAGCGGACATTGAAAAGCAGCAGTGCATCGAGTGTCCAATCGGTAGATTCAAGCACGAGGCTGGACCCCACAACTGCGAGCTGTGTCCTACTCATAGCAAATCGACCGATCAGGCTGTCACCGAGTGCCGGTGCGATGCTGATTATTACAGAGCTACTGATGATCCCAAGAAAATGCCTTGCACGC AACCACCGTCAGCGCCTCAGAACTTAACCGTCAATTTTGTGGACCAATCGACGGTGATCCTTTCGTGGAACGCACCGCACAAACTCGGTGGTAGGACCGACACAACGTATAGGGTCGTTTGCGATGCTTGCAGTATGGGTGTCAAATATATACCTAACACG gaGATCTTCAACGATACGAAGATCACGATCACTGGCTTAAATGCTGTCACGACTTATCGTTTCCAAGTGTTCGCCGAAAATGGTGTGTCCGCACAGGCTGGTAAGTCGGAATACGTGGACATCACGGTCACTACCGAAGCAAGTGTACCGAGTTTGGTGAGCAATGTTAGAATCACGAGCGTCAAAAGTTCCGAGCTGAGCATTAGTTGGGATGCACCGGTCACTGAAGTAGGTGGAGATAGCGATCACGTCGAGAGATACGAAG TGAGGTGTTATCCGCGCTTCGACGATGCCATTAACGCCACTGTGATCCAAACTTCAGATCTCTCTGCCACTTTTAAAGGCCTAAAACCAGCAACGGATTACGCGATTCAGGTTCGAGCTAAAACCACACGTGGCTGGGGCGAATATACTCCTGTTATCTACAAAAAGACACCGCACGCGATGGGACTCG ATTATGTCGGTGAAGATGACAATATGCAAGTCAGAATAATTGCCGGTGCAGTAGTTGCAGTTGTCGTCCTTCttgttatcatcatcgtcatgaCCGTTCTCTTCCTGAGAAG CAGGGCCTCAGACGAGTGTAACAAGAAACAGCCGAGCGATTGCGACACCTTGGAATACAGAAACGGCGAAG GACTAGTTGTGACCTACA TGACGACGCCGCTGTTCACGCCTGCAGTGGGAGTAACCGGAGCGGGTGCTGGAGGTACAGGTGGAACCGGTGCTAGAAGCTACGTTGATCCTCACACCTACGAAGATCCAAATCAGGCTGTTCGAGAATTTGCTAGAGAGATTGACGCTGGATATATCACGATAGAGGCCATAATCG GTGGTGGTGAATTCGGAGACGTTTGTCGTGGTAAATTAAAACTACCACCGGATGGTCGAACTGAAATCGACGTGGCCATAAAGACACTGAAACCTGGCTCTGCTGACAAAGCACGGAACGACTTTCTAACGGAAGCCTCGATAATGGGTCAGTTTGAGCACCCCAATGTGATATTCCTTCAGGGTGTCGTGACAAAGAGCAATCCAGTGATGATCATCACCGAATTCATGGAGAACGGAAGTTTGGACACTTTTCTTCGAGCGAACGACGGTAAATTCCAAGTGCTTCAGCTGGTCGGTATGTTACGTGGTATAGCGAGTGGTATGCAGTATCTCGCTGAAATGAATTACGTTCATCGTGATCTCGCGGCAAGGAATGTCCTAGTGAATGCTGCTCTGGTTTGTAAGATAGCTGATTTTGGACTGAGCCGAGAGATTGAAAGCGCGACAGAGGGCGCATATACGACCAGG GGCGGTAAGATTCCGGTACGATGGACAGCACCAGAGGCAATAGCATTCCGTAAATTCACTAGCGCCTCCGACGTCTGGAGTATGGGCATCGTTTGTTGGGAAGTCATGTCCTACGGCGAGAGACCATATTGGAATTGGTCCAACCAAGATGTGATAAAGTCGATCGAAAAAGGATACAGACTTCCAGCACCGATGGACTGTCCCGAAGCAATTTATCAGTTAATGCTCGACTGTTGGCAGAAAGAACGAACTCATCGGCCTACCTTCGCCAATCTCACTCAGACATTGGATAAACTCATACGGAGTCCGGATACTTTGAGGAAAATCGCCCAAAACAG cgtGAGGCCGCCCGCACACAATCCGTACTATGTCACAAGCCATACGGCTGCCGCCCAGGCCGCAgcagcggcggcggcggctgCTGCCACGGCGGCTGCCACGGCTGCCTCGGCGGCTGCTCCGGTACCAGGTGCACCCACAACGGGACCGTTCCCCGTAGACGTGGTCGGTCATCAGGCCCATCAGGCCCAGTCAACGATTGCCGTTCCAGTAATGCCACCAGGAGCCGCCCGTAGCCTACACTATCACACACACGCAGCAACACACGCACTGCCACATCAACCACCTCTAACATATCCCAATTGGGTTCCCTTCACTCACTTTGGTTGA